A single Nostoc sp. PCC 7107 DNA region contains:
- a CDS encoding bifunctional 2-polyprenyl-6-hydroxyphenol methylase/3-demethylubiquinol 3-O-methyltransferase UbiG yields the protein MIDLIRDRLATQQAVERIVPEDELPGIVSIHLKRYQFAAGYCQGKKVLDAATGVGYGAAYLTQIQAVDSVVGIDIDPQAISYGQSRYYSDRLQLQIADVTQTDFTDSQFDVICSFETIEHLSNIPAYLQEMIRILKPLGVYIVSTPQVAKTNYSPKNPYHTVEFSRQDFQNLLKQYFSHVELYGQRRKQSELHYWLTRISTLLGIRTYLAKFQKLRQSANKVLHTMTFEEMSVDDILISPERIERASEIVAVCRHPLQRVNHV from the coding sequence ATGATAGATTTAATCCGCGATCGCCTAGCAACTCAACAAGCTGTAGAAAGAATTGTTCCAGAAGATGAGCTACCAGGTATTGTCTCTATCCATCTCAAACGTTATCAATTTGCTGCTGGCTATTGTCAAGGAAAAAAAGTATTAGATGCTGCTACTGGCGTGGGATATGGTGCAGCTTATTTAACTCAAATCCAAGCAGTGGATAGTGTGGTTGGTATTGATATAGATCCACAAGCAATATCTTACGGACAAAGCAGATATTATAGCGATCGCCTGCAACTTCAGATTGCAGATGTTACCCAAACAGATTTCACCGATTCCCAGTTTGATGTGATTTGCTCTTTTGAAACCATCGAGCATCTATCAAATATTCCTGCCTACTTGCAAGAAATGATACGTATACTCAAGCCATTAGGAGTATACATTGTTTCTACACCCCAAGTAGCAAAAACTAACTATAGTCCGAAAAATCCCTATCATACCGTGGAATTTTCCCGTCAAGATTTTCAAAACTTACTAAAACAATACTTCTCTCACGTAGAACTATATGGACAGCGCCGCAAACAATCAGAACTGCACTATTGGTTAACCAGAATTAGCACTTTATTAGGTATCAGAACTTACCTAGCTAAATTTCAAAAACTACGCCAGTCTGCTAACAAAGTTTTACACACCATGACCTTTGAGGAGATGTCTGTTGACGATATCCTCATCTCTCCAGAAAGGATAGAACGAGCCTCGGAAATTGTTGCTGTATGCAGACATCCCTTACAAAGAGTCAATCATGTCTAG
- a CDS encoding glycosyltransferase family 2 protein, with translation MPNNTKNKYLMKVSVITVVRNNQATIAHAINSVLYQDYKNIEYIVIDGNSDDGTVEIIQSYGEQISKVISEPDNGIYDAMNKGLNLATGDIIGLLNSDDFYNNNQVISRIVQEFKSQKVDLLFGDIVFVNPHKLHQIIRYYSSANFHPDRFSSGWMPAHPSCFLKRHIYEKYGYYRTDYQLAADYELLLRLIKVNKISYSYLSQVLVKMRPGGASNRNFRCRWIANQEIIKACTEHGVKTNILKLLARYPTKIFEKVLIYSPRKIPQIEVNQSHQLYA, from the coding sequence GTGCCTAATAATACCAAAAATAAATACTTAATGAAAGTATCAGTTATTACAGTTGTACGTAACAATCAAGCAACAATAGCCCATGCCATTAATTCAGTTCTCTATCAAGACTACAAAAATATTGAATATATTGTGATTGATGGTAATTCTGATGATGGCACCGTTGAAATAATCCAATCCTACGGGGAACAGATTAGTAAAGTTATCTCAGAGCCAGATAATGGGATATATGATGCCATGAATAAAGGTTTAAATCTAGCAACAGGAGATATTATCGGGCTATTAAATTCAGATGATTTTTATAACAATAATCAAGTAATCTCCCGCATTGTTCAAGAATTTAAATCTCAAAAAGTAGATTTATTGTTTGGTGATATAGTTTTTGTCAATCCGCACAAACTTCATCAAATAATTCGTTACTATAGTTCCGCAAATTTTCATCCAGACCGATTTAGTTCAGGTTGGATGCCTGCTCATCCTAGCTGTTTTCTCAAACGCCATATTTACGAAAAGTATGGTTACTATCGAACAGATTATCAACTTGCAGCAGACTATGAATTACTTTTAAGGTTAATAAAAGTTAATAAAATTTCCTATAGTTATTTATCTCAAGTATTAGTCAAAATGAGACCTGGAGGCGCAAGTAATAGAAATTTTAGGTGTAGGTGGATAGCTAATCAAGAAATTATTAAAGCTTGTACAGAACATGGTGTTAAAACTAATATACTCAAGCTTTTAGCAAGATATCCAACTAAAATTTTTGAGAAAGTATTGATTTACTCTCCAAGGAAAATTCCTCAAATAGAAGTTAATCAAAGTCATCAATTATATGCGTAA